Part of the Pseudomonas chlororaphis genome, ATAGCGATGGATCGGGTTGAAGTAGCCCATCAACACCAGCGGCGTCTGGTTATTGTCCTTGCGGAACTCGCGCACCATCTGCAGGGTTTTCGCCAGGTTCTGCTGGGCGCCCAAGGCACGGATGTTCGCCAACTGGATCGCCGGGCCGTCAGCCATCGGGTCGGTGAACGGCATTCCCAACTCGATCACGTCGGCACCGGCCGCCGGCAGGCCCTTGAGGATCGCCAGCGACGTGTCGTAGTCCGGATCACCGGCCGTGACGAACGTCACCAGGGCAGCGCGGTTCAGTTGCTTGAGTTCGGCAAAACGGGTTTGCAGGCGGCTCATCAGTGTTTCTCCTGCTGGGACTGTTCCATGTGGTGCATCACGGTTTGCATGTCTTTGTCGCCACGGCCGGACAGGTTGACCACCATCAGGTGATCCTTGGGCAGGTTGGGCGCGCGCTTGAACACTTCAGCCAGGGCGTGGGCGCTTTCCAGCGCAGGAATGATCCCTTCCAGGCGGCAGCACTTGTGGAACGCTTCCAGAGCTTCGGCATCGGTGACCGAGGTGTACTGGACGCGGCCGATGTCGTGCAGCCAGGCGTGCTCCGGGCCGATACCCGGATAATCGAGGCCGGCGGAAATCGAATGAGCGTCGATGATCTGGCCGTCGTCGTCCTGCAACAGGAAGGTGCGATTGCCGTGCAGCACACCCGGCACGCCGCCGTTCAGACTCGCCGCATGTTTACCGGTCTCGATGCCATAGCCGGCGGCCTCGACGCCGATGATGTCGACGCTCTTATCGTCCAGGAACGGGTGAAACAGGCCCATGGCATTGGAGCCGCCACCGATGCACGCCACCAGGCTGTCCGGCAGGCGGCCTTCCTGAGCTTGCAGTTGATCGCGGGTTTCCTTGCCAATGACGGCCTGGAAGTCGCGCACCATGGCTGGATAAGGGTGCGGGCCTGCCACCGTGCCGATCAGGTAGAACGTGCTGTCGACGTTGGTCACCCAATCGCGCAGCGCTTCGTTCATCGCGTCTTTCAAGGTGCCCGTGCCAGCCACCACCGGGATCACCTCAGCGCCCAGCAGCTTCATGCGGAACACGTTGGCCTGCTGGCGTTCGATGTCGGTGGTGCCCATGTAGATCACGCAATCGAGCCCGAACCGTGCGGCCACGGTGGCAGTGGCCACGCCGTGCATGCCGGCGCCGGTCTCGGCGATGATGCGTTTTTTACCCATGCGCCGCGCCAGCAGGATCTGGCCGATGCAGTTGTTGATCTTGTGGGCGCCGGTGTGGTTCAGCTCCTCGCGCTTGAGGTAGATCTTGGCGCCGCCGCAGTATTCGGTCAGGCGTTCGGCGAAATAGAGTGGGCTCGGACGCCCGACGTAATCGCGCTGGAAGTAGGCCAACTCCTCGATAAACGCAGGATCTTCCTTCGCCGCTTCGTATTCACGGGCCAGGTCCAGGATCAGCGGCATCAGGGTTTCGGCCACATAGCGGCCGCCGAATGCACCGAACAGGCCATTGGCGTCGGGGCCACTGCGCAGGTTGAAAGGGGTCGTAGGCTGGGTCATCGGGGCGCTCCAGGCAAATGTGTAGAGAGACAATGAGGCTCACTCTACCCCTGACATTGCCCGCTGAAAACCGATAAGATCGCCACAACCTGTCAGGAAAACTCACAGATAAAATGCGTCACGATCTTCCTCCGCTCAACGCCCTGCGCGCCTTCGAGGCCACCGCCCGACTCAACAGCGTAAGCCAGGCGGCCGAACAACTGCACGTGACCCACGGTGCGGTCAGTCGCCAGCTCAAAGCACTGGAGGAACACTTGGGCGTGAGTCTGTTCGTCAAGGATGGGCGCGGCTTGAAACTCACAGATGCGGGCGCACGTCTGCGCGACGCCAGCAGCGACGCCTTCGAACGCCTGCGCAGCGTGTGCGCGGAACTGACCCAAAGCACGGCGGATGCTCCGTTCGTACTGGGTTGCTCGGGCAGCCTGCTGGCGCGCTGGTTCATTCCCCGCCTGGGCCGGCTCAATGCCGACTTGCCGGACCTGCGCCTGCACCTGTCCGCCGGTGAAGGCGACCTGGACCCCAGGCGACCGGGCCTGGACGCCTTGCTGGTCTTCGCCGAACCGCCCTGGCCAGCCGACATGCAGGTGTATGAACTGGCGGTCGAACGCATCGGCCCGGTGATGAGCCCGCACTACGCCGGGTTCGCCCGGCTGCAAGGCGCCCCGGCCAATGCGCTGCTGGATGAGCCGCTGCTGCACACCACGTCCCGCCCCCAGGCGTGGCCGACCTGGGCACAGCAAAACGCCCTCGAATCCCGGGCACTGACATTCGGGCAAGGCTTCGAACATTTGTATTATTTGCTGGAGGCCGCCGTCGCCGGACTGGGCGTCGCTATCGCCCCCGAGCCGTTGGTGGCCGAGGACGTACGTGCCGGGCGGCTGGTCGCGCCCTGGGGCTTCGGTGAAACCCCGGCGCGACTGGCGTTGTGGCTACCCAAGCGCGCCGCGGACGGGCGCGCTCGTCAATTGGCCCAGTGGCTCAGGCATGAGTTGGGCCAACCGGCTCAGTCACTGCGTTTGCACAACAGGTAAGCGGCCAGCAGGCCAATGGCCCCCACCGCGACACCGGCCGTGGTCCAAGGGTGCTCTTGCGCGTAATCGCGAGTGGCGAGCCCGGTTTCGCGGGTTTTCACCTTGACCTCTTCATACGCATCGCTGAGCAGGTGCCGAGAATGTTTCAACGCACTTTCGGCATTCGCCTTGAGCGTCTTGAGGGTCTTGCGCGACTCATCAGAGGCGTCGTCCTTCAAGCTTTCCAACGACTTGAGCAGACTCTCGATCTCCGCTTCCATGCTTTGCAACGAGGCTTTACGTAACGAATTGCTGGCCATGGTGGCTCTCTCCTGCAGTGGTTGAGTGGTGTGAATTGGGACTCCAGCCATTTCTGAAAGTGCAGTAAATCTGAACTTTCCAGGGGCAAGCGGCGCCAGATGTAAGGCGAAAAATCGCTGCTAGGCTGTTAAAGACCCCTACAGGAGAACGTCATGACTGATCATCACACGTACAAGAAAGTCGAGCTGGTCGGCTCGTCTCCCACCAGCATCGAGGACGCCATCAACAACGCCCTCGCCGAGGCCAGCAAAAGCCTCAAGCACCTGGAATGGTTTGAAGTCACGGAAACCCGCGGACACATCGAAAACGGCCGGGCCGCGCACTTTCAAGTGACCATCAAGGTCGGATTCCGCATCGCCAACAGCTGAGGACAATGAACTTGCGCGCTGGCGGAGTGCCATAGGGACTGGCGATGCGCTATTGTCTGCGTGTCACGTCTTTCCAATACCTGCCCTATTTGATCCGACCAAGGAGTGCAAGCGATGAAAAAGTTAATGGTGGCCGTGGGTTTGCTGAGCCTTGCGGGTGGCGCATTGGCGGCCGGCAAGCCTTGCGAAGAGCTGAAAAGCGAAATCGCAGCGAAGCTGGATGCCAAGGGCGTGTCAGGTTATACCCTTGAAATCGTCGAAAAAAGCGCAGCGGCTGACGCCAAGGTCGTCGGCACCTGCGAGGCCGGCAGTAAGGTGATTACCTACAAACGCGGTTGATCTGATGCATACGAAAAGCCGACGCAATGCGTCGGCTTTTTCATGGCTGCGATTCAGCCTTTCATGACCTGGGCCAGCAGCTCATACGAGTGCAGGCGATCGGCATGTTCATACAGGTCGCTGGTGAAAATCAGCTCATCCGCCTGGGTTTGTTCGATCAACACCTCCAGCTTGGCGCGAATCTTCTGCGGGCCACCGACCATAGCCAGGCCAAGGAAGTCGCCAACCGCTTCTTTCTCATGAGGTAGCCAGAGCCCGTTCATGGACTCCACCGGCGGGCGCTGCACCAGGCTCTGCCCACGCATCAGCGCCAGGATCCGCTGGTACACCGACGTCGCCAGGTAATCAGCCCGCTCGTCCGTGTCCGCGGCCACCAGTGGCACGCCGAGCATCACGTAAGGCTTGTCGAGCACCGCGGACGGTTTGAAGTGGTTGCGGTAGATGCGAATCGCCTCGTGCATGAAGCGCGGTGCGAAATGTGAGGCAAAGGCATAGGGCAAACCGCGCTCACCGGCCAGTTGCGCGCTGAACAGACTGGAACCCAACAGCCACACCGGCACGTTGGTCCCGGTGCCCGGCATGGCAATGATGCGCTGCTCCGGCGTGCGCGGGCCGAGATAGCGCATCAGCTCGGCCACGTCATCAGGGAAGTCGTCGGCGCTGCCAGAGCGCTCGCGACGCAGCGCCCGGGCGGTCATCTGGTCGGAACCCGGCGCCCGGCCCAAGCCCAGATCGATTCGCCCGGGGTAGAGGCTTTCCAACGTGCCGAACTGTTCGGCAATGACCAACGGCGCATGGTTGGGCAACATCACCCCGCCGGAACCGACACGAATGGTCGAAGTGCCTCCCGCCAGGTAACCCAGCAGCACCGCCGTCGCGGAGCTGGCGATGCCATCCATGTTGTGGTGCTCGGCCACCCAGAAGCGGGTGTAGCCATATTTTTCCACGTGCTGCGCCAAGTCCAGGGAGTTGCGCAGGGACTGGGCGGCATTGCCGTCGGCGCGAACGGGCACAAGGTCCAGGGTTGAGAATTTCACTTCGGACAACTGTTTCATGGGCCGGGGTCTCCAACGGCGTTCCGGGCTTTCCTAAGGGCGAAAGCCTGCCGTTTCTAAAGGTGTGTGCTATGCAATGTGGGCATATACCCGAGTTTCAATAGCAACAATGAATTTTCCTACTAAATTGGTCAACTAATCGACAGGATGAACTTTCCTGGCCGGTCTATCCTCACAACCCTGGTAATGACAAACACGGACGCGAAACCTCGCGCCGGACCTTGAGGAGGCAGACATGGCTATCATTAAGAAAGCATCGGCTCACTGGGAAGGTGACCTGAAAACCGGCATCGGCTCCATCTCCACTGAAACCGGTGTGTTGCGCGAAGCACCTTATGGCTTCAAGGCCCGCTTCGAAGGCGGCAAGGGCACCAACCCCGAAGAACTGATCGGCGCGGCCCACGCTGGCTGCTTCTCTATGGCGTTTTCGATGATTCTCGGCGAAGCCGGGCTCAAGGCTGACGCCATCGACACCAACGCCGACGTCACCCTGGATCAGGTCGATGGCGGCTTTGCGATCACCGCGGTGAAACTGACGCTCAAGGCCAAGATCCCCGGCGCCAGCCAGCAGCAGTTCGAAGAACTGAGCAACAAGGCCAAGGAAGGTTGCCCGGTTTCCAAGGTGCTGAACGCCAAGATCACCCTGGACGCGACCCTGGTGAGCTGACAAACCGAAGATCGCAGCCTCTGGGCCGCCGCAGGCTGCGGTCTTTTTACCCTGTCACCCCATCAGCAATCTGTGGTCGAATGAAGGTATGCAGTGTCTGCGCACAGGCAGTGCGCGCTGCCATGAGGAATTTCGAGCATGAAACGATTTGCCGTGGTGGTCATTGGTTGCGCCTTCGCCACATCCGCCCTCGCGGCGCCCAAACCGTGCGAAGAGCTCAAGGCCGAGATCGAAGCCAAGATCCAGGCGCAGGGCGTAACGTCCTACACGCTGGAAATCGTCACCAATGATGAAGTCCACGACCAGAACATGGTGGTGGGGACGTGCGAAAACGGCACGAAGAAAATCATCTACCAGAAGAACGACCGCTAGCCGCGCTACATCAGGCAATGGGCTTGTCGGTCTTCGGCGACCACTTCTCGCTTGGCGTTGTATAGCCTGGCGCTTGGGCTATAGGCCAGGTTACGGGCCTCCAGGCGATAGCGTTGGCCGGCCTCGAAGCCATCGTAGCGCACGGTCAGGTAGCACAGCCGCTCTTGCGGTTCGGAAAACATCCCCAACCCGCCACCACCGAACACCTCGAAGTCGAAGCGCACTTCCAGTTCGTGGCTGCCTGGTGACACCTGGAAAAATCGCCCATCCCGTAAGCGTTGCCCATCCAGGCTTTGCGCCATCAGGACCTTGCCACCCGGCGATGGCGTGGCGAAATCGACCCAGGCCATGTTCGGGTCAACCGGGGGAAGCGGGGTCATTGCGCAGCCGCCCAGAGCAATGAGCGTCAGTATCGGTATAAGAGCGCGCATGTTCAGCGTCCTGGAAAATCAGGCCCTGAGCATAGCGCCGATCAGCTTTGCTGGCAGCCTGCCGGCGTACCTTGCCCCACCACTTTGCGCTGTTGATCGTAGAGCTTGGCCCACGGCCGGAAACCAATGCTGCCGGCCTGCAACTGGTAACGCTGGCCAGCGTTGAAGTCCTTGAACTTGACGTTCAGCCGGCAATCACGCCACAGCGGCTCGGCATCCGGGCCGATGTTGCCGGGCTCGACGGCAAATTGATAACGCACCGTCAGCTCATGGCTGCCAGGCTGCACTTCGAAATAACGCTTGTCGATGGACGTCTTGTCGTCGACCTCCAACGCTTGCAACGCGGTGTCCTGATGGCTTCCCAGGTCAATCCACGCCTGGGACGGATCGGGGTCCGGCAGCCCGGCACAACCGGTCAGCAGCAAAAGGCCACTTGTCAGCATCAACACGCGCATAGCGAAGCTCCAGGCAAGCGAGATAGTCTTGTGGGCAGACTCTCCCAAGGTGATTCCAATTGATCAGGCCGCGTTCA contains:
- a CDS encoding tryptophan synthase subunit beta (catalyzes the formation of L-tryptophan from L-serine and 1-(indol-3-yl)glycerol 3-phosphate); translated protein: MTQPTTPFNLRSGPDANGLFGAFGGRYVAETLMPLILDLAREYEAAKEDPAFIEELAYFQRDYVGRPSPLYFAERLTEYCGGAKIYLKREELNHTGAHKINNCIGQILLARRMGKKRIIAETGAGMHGVATATVAARFGLDCVIYMGTTDIERQQANVFRMKLLGAEVIPVVAGTGTLKDAMNEALRDWVTNVDSTFYLIGTVAGPHPYPAMVRDFQAVIGKETRDQLQAQEGRLPDSLVACIGGGSNAMGLFHPFLDDKSVDIIGVEAAGYGIETGKHAASLNGGVPGVLHGNRTFLLQDDDGQIIDAHSISAGLDYPGIGPEHAWLHDIGRVQYTSVTDAEALEAFHKCCRLEGIIPALESAHALAEVFKRAPNLPKDHLMVVNLSGRGDKDMQTVMHHMEQSQQEKH
- a CDS encoding LysR family transcriptional regulator, with the protein product MRHDLPPLNALRAFEATARLNSVSQAAEQLHVTHGAVSRQLKALEEHLGVSLFVKDGRGLKLTDAGARLRDASSDAFERLRSVCAELTQSTADAPFVLGCSGSLLARWFIPRLGRLNADLPDLRLHLSAGEGDLDPRRPGLDALLVFAEPPWPADMQVYELAVERIGPVMSPHYAGFARLQGAPANALLDEPLLHTTSRPQAWPTWAQQNALESRALTFGQGFEHLYYLLEAAVAGLGVAIAPEPLVAEDVRAGRLVAPWGFGETPARLALWLPKRAADGRARQLAQWLRHELGQPAQSLRLHNR
- a CDS encoding dodecin flavoprotein encodes the protein MTDHHTYKKVELVGSSPTSIEDAINNALAEASKSLKHLEWFEVTETRGHIENGRAAHFQVTIKVGFRIANS
- a CDS encoding peroxiredoxin OsmC, with the translated sequence MAIIKKASAHWEGDLKTGIGSISTETGVLREAPYGFKARFEGGKGTNPEELIGAAHAGCFSMAFSMILGEAGLKADAIDTNADVTLDQVDGGFAITAVKLTLKAKIPGASQQQFEELSNKAKEGCPVSKVLNAKITLDATLVS
- a CDS encoding lipoprotein, whose translation is MRALIPILTLIALGGCAMTPLPPVDPNMAWVDFATPSPGGKVLMAQSLDGQRLRDGRFFQVSPGSHELEVRFDFEVFGGGGLGMFSEPQERLCYLTVRYDGFEAGQRYRLEARNLAYSPSARLYNAKREVVAEDRQAHCLM
- a CDS encoding lipoprotein; translation: MRVLMLTSGLLLLTGCAGLPDPDPSQAWIDLGSHQDTALQALEVDDKTSIDKRYFEVQPGSHELTVRYQFAVEPGNIGPDAEPLWRDCRLNVKFKDFNAGQRYQLQAGSIGFRPWAKLYDQQRKVVGQGTPAGCQQS